In one window of Methanosarcina vacuolata Z-761 DNA:
- a CDS encoding PAS domain-containing protein: protein MSNSSRISGIDIIGNVPWGVHFCQFYRTKEDLMDILVPYFKAGLEDNEYCLWVISKPVNEECAKKALKVAIPNIDVYLKNGQVEIVPYTYWHVETDFLDPQTVLNCLTEKTGKALASGYDGLRYSGNNFSGHEKLLDSVVGKYQMIALCTYPIDRYNAFEILDIIANHQFALTKKEGKWEQIGCSCHKNNKECEQVEKALSVSEERFRTLVTASSEMVYRVSPDWSEMRYLYGRGFLVNTESPNRNWLQEYVPPEDQMNVMAVINEAILTKSTYELEHRVRLADGSLGWIFSRAVPMLDTNGEIVEWFGTASDITERKKVEAKLKDTLDNLDKLVKERTVELQHAYDSLKKSEKSLAEAQEIAHLGNWEMDFESNEFRWSDEMYRIFGLNPQELKVNYDIFLSYVHPDDQDCMDNAAKDALNGKPADINFRIILANGEERIVHAKSEVVFDEKNSPVRVRGTTQDITEHKKAEEALAKVEQIRIKEIHHRIKNNLQVISSLLDLQSETFFNRKICKTQEVVEAFRESQDRVASMALIHEELYKGDNIDTLDFAAYLNKLTEDLFNSYNLGNKSIRLKLNLDQIYLGMDTAIPLGIIVNELVTNSFKHAFPAGRKGEIQVNLRRNETSIAQSEMSGLDEGCKDSFSYILEISDNGKGIPEEIDTKGSNSLGLQLVHILVEQIDGCLEIKSGKGTQFTIWFNNIGI from the coding sequence ATGAGTAACAGCAGCAGAATTTCTGGTATTGATATTATTGGGAATGTACCGTGGGGAGTACATTTTTGTCAGTTCTACAGGACAAAAGAAGATTTAATGGACATACTTGTCCCCTATTTCAAAGCAGGACTTGAAGATAATGAGTATTGCTTATGGGTCATATCGAAACCTGTAAATGAAGAATGCGCAAAAAAAGCTTTGAAAGTGGCCATTCCCAATATTGACGTTTATTTAAAGAATGGGCAAGTCGAAATTGTTCCCTATACTTACTGGCATGTAGAAACGGATTTTTTAGATCCACAAACAGTATTAAACTGCTTGACTGAAAAAACTGGTAAGGCTCTCGCCAGTGGATACGATGGTTTGAGGTATAGTGGAAACAATTTTTCGGGTCACGAAAAATTACTGGATTCTGTAGTAGGCAAGTACCAAATGATAGCTCTTTGCACCTATCCAATTGACAGGTACAATGCATTTGAAATTCTGGACATTATTGCAAATCACCAGTTTGCTTTGACTAAAAAAGAAGGCAAATGGGAGCAGATAGGATGCTCCTGTCATAAAAATAATAAGGAATGCGAGCAGGTTGAGAAAGCACTGAGTGTAAGTGAAGAGCGGTTTCGTACTCTGGTAACGGCCAGCTCAGAAATGGTATACCGGGTGAGCCCGGACTGGAGCGAGATGCGTTATCTCTATGGCCGAGGGTTTCTTGTCAATACGGAAAGCCCAAATCGTAACTGGCTTCAGGAATATGTTCCTCCGGAAGATCAGATGAATGTGATGGCCGTTATCAATGAAGCTATCCTGACAAAGAGCACTTACGAACTGGAACACAGGGTCCGTCTAGCAGACGGCAGTTTAGGATGGATTTTTTCGCGTGCGGTTCCTATGCTGGATACGAATGGCGAAATTGTTGAATGGTTTGGTACCGCCAGTGACATCACAGAGCGCAAAAAAGTGGAAGCAAAACTGAAAGACACGCTCGACAATTTGGATAAACTTGTTAAAGAACGTACAGTAGAACTTCAACATGCTTATGATTCTTTGAAAAAGAGTGAAAAAAGTCTTGCGGAAGCTCAAGAAATAGCTCACCTTGGAAACTGGGAAATGGACTTTGAAAGCAATGAATTTCGTTGGTCTGACGAAATGTACCGTATTTTTGGACTTAATCCACAAGAACTAAAAGTAAATTACGATATCTTCTTAAGTTACGTGCATCCGGATGATCAAGATTGTATGGATAATGCCGCTAAAGATGCATTAAACGGAAAGCCTGCTGATATTAATTTCAGGATAATTCTAGCAAATGGAGAAGAACGCATAGTTCATGCGAAATCTGAAGTTGTTTTCGATGAGAAAAACAGTCCTGTGAGGGTCAGAGGGACAACTCAAGATATAACAGAGCATAAAAAGGCAGAAGAGGCTCTTGCAAAGGTAGAACAAATCCGCATAAAGGAAATTCATCACAGGATTAAGAATAATCTGCAGGTAATTTCATCCTTGCTCGACCTTCAATCAGAAACATTCTTTAACCGTAAAATTTGTAAAACTCAGGAAGTTGTTGAGGCTTTTAGAGAAAGTCAGGATCGTGTAGCTTCAATGGCTCTTATTCACGAAGAGCTGTATAAAGGCGATAATATCGATACCCTTGACTTTGCAGCTTATTTAAATAAATTAACTGAAGACCTTTTTAATTCATATAATCTCGGAAATAAAAGTATCAGGTTGAAGTTGAACCTTGATCAGATATATCTTGGCATGGATACTGCGATCCCTCTTGGAATTATTGTAAATGAGCTGGTTACAAATTCTTTTAAACATGCTTTCCCTGCAGGAAGGAAAGGAGAAATCCAGGTAAATCTTCGCAGAAATGAAACTTCTATTGCCCAGAGTGAGATGTCCGGTCTAGATGAAGGTTGCAAAGATAGCTTCAGTTACATATTAGAAATATCGGATAATGGAAAAGGAATTCCAGAAGAGATAGACACTAAGGGTTCAAATTCCCTTGGGCTCCAGCTAGTACACATTCTTGTTGAGCAAATAGACGGTTGTTTAGAAATTAAAAGTGGTAAAGGTACGCAATTCACTATATGGTTTAACAATATCGGGATATGA
- a CDS encoding transposase: protein MQGLPLSIIIVPANKNDSTLYIPTLKNFNIKRPVGRPVNRPSKVTADAMYDTAKIRKYNRRRGIKSNIPVNKRNRKKKKRGRPIKVDQEEYKKKSIVERFFSWIESCKKVFPRYEIKETSYLGVVMVAAIIRVNELLG from the coding sequence TTGCAAGGTTTACCTCTCTCGATTATTATTGTTCCTGCAAATAAGAATGATTCTACACTTTATATACCTACACTTAAAAATTTCAATATAAAGAGACCTGTAGGAAGGCCTGTTAACAGGCCTTCCAAAGTAACAGCTGATGCAATGTATGATACAGCTAAAATTAGAAAATATAACAGGAGAAGAGGAATAAAGTCCAATATACCAGTAAATAAAAGAAATAGGAAGAAAAAGAAGAGAGGAAGACCAATAAAAGTAGATCAAGAAGAATACAAAAAGAAAAGCATAGTAGAAAGGTTCTTTAGCTGGATAGAGTCATGCAAGAAAGTATTTCCAAGATATGAAATTAAAGAGACATCATATTTAGGAGTTGTAATGGTAGCAGCAATAATTAGAGTAAATGAGCTTTTGGGATAG
- a CDS encoding transposase produces MSFREIDDVLWESMEPYLPPQKPPTGRPRANLRKLMNGILYVVMTGCTWKDVPRKYGSKSTVHRFHLYLCEHGIYQKIFNELLNKGYDLNKIDLSHCFTDTKDVPAKKGGISATMATKK; encoded by the coding sequence ATGTCATTTCGTGAAATCGATGATGTTCTATGGGAATCCATGGAACCTTATCTTCCTCCACAGAAACCGCCTACAGGAAGGCCACGTGCAAATCTGAGGAAGTTAATGAACGGTATTTTGTACGTTGTTATGACAGGTTGTACGTGGAAAGACGTTCCCAGGAAATATGGATCTAAGTCAACAGTACATAGATTCCATCTATATCTGTGTGAACATGGCATATATCAGAAGATTTTCAATGAACTTTTAAACAAAGGTTACGATTTGAATAAAATAGATCTTTCTCACTGCTTTACTGATACAAAGGATGTTCCGGCTAAAAAAGGGGGGATATCGGCTACGATGGCCACAAAAAAATAA
- a CDS encoding acetoacetate decarboxylase family protein, whose translation MAGGGYNLVQVSVPARFNGKRDQVEGQFILVVWENKTWPILGGREETGIPKIYADIEDLHIIQPNYYTSASYEGNTFLRLEMLGVKPVEGQMLSKMQASAATINALGWRYIPKVGSPGADLSQPILYPQGAEIHSAWTGSGTIKWTPLSWEQNPGQWHIIKALAELPMFEIATVIMSKGIVVLKPNKGLVLE comes from the coding sequence ATGGCAGGAGGAGGATATAATTTAGTTCAGGTCAGTGTTCCAGCTCGTTTCAACGGTAAGCGTGACCAGGTGGAAGGACAATTTATTCTGGTGGTCTGGGAAAATAAAACCTGGCCGATTCTTGGGGGAAGAGAGGAAACGGGTATACCAAAAATTTATGCTGACATAGAGGACCTGCACATCATTCAACCTAACTACTATACAAGTGCAAGTTATGAAGGAAACACATTTCTCCGCCTGGAAATGCTAGGGGTAAAGCCTGTGGAAGGGCAAATGTTATCGAAAATGCAGGCTTCTGCAGCCACGATCAATGCCCTTGGATGGCGCTATATTCCCAAAGTTGGAAGTCCTGGAGCAGACTTAAGCCAGCCCATTCTATATCCCCAGGGGGCCGAGATCCATAGCGCCTGGACAGGTAGCGGTACTATCAAATGGACTCCACTGAGCTGGGAACAGAACCCTGGCCAGTGGCATATAATAAAGGCGCTGGCAGAGCTTCCCATGTTTGAAATAGCTACGGTCATCATGTCGAAAGGTATTGTCGTTTTGAAACCGAATAAAGGGCTTGTTCTCGAATAA
- a CDS encoding SDR family NAD(P)-dependent oxidoreductase, translated as MGVEDYFKDKCCLVTGANSGIGYAISEALLEKRAIVFMAGRNEESLESAAKNLDAYAGQIRILLVDVTKQPEVDKAIQDTIAAEGRIDFLFNNAGIGGTMPTVDATLEHWRSIIDVNLWSVIYGINAALPVMRLQGGGHIVNTASLAGIIPFPFQALYCATKYAVVGMSESMRYEFAEEGIHFSVTCPAAVVSRIWKKPIMGPVHEEIKVPEDAIPAEEAANIILQGVADKKGIIVVPEQPGGWLWHEYSSSSEVAEDFLLKMAHDRRIEWSKRQKI; from the coding sequence ATGGGGGTTGAAGATTACTTCAAGGATAAGTGTTGCCTGGTAACCGGTGCAAATTCTGGAATCGGTTATGCTATAAGTGAAGCACTGTTGGAGAAAAGAGCAATAGTCTTCATGGCTGGTCGGAATGAGGAAAGCCTGGAATCCGCGGCTAAGAATCTTGATGCATATGCCGGACAGATTCGAATTCTGCTTGTTGATGTGACAAAACAGCCTGAGGTGGATAAAGCTATTCAGGACACCATTGCTGCGGAAGGTAGAATTGACTTTCTATTTAATAATGCGGGTATTGGAGGTACGATGCCGACTGTTGACGCTACGCTTGAACACTGGCGATCCATTATTGATGTTAATCTCTGGAGTGTTATATACGGCATTAATGCCGCGTTGCCAGTTATGCGTCTTCAGGGTGGAGGGCATATTGTTAACACGGCTTCCCTTGCAGGAATTATACCTTTTCCATTCCAGGCTCTTTATTGCGCTACCAAGTACGCAGTTGTTGGGATGAGTGAAAGTATGCGGTACGAATTTGCTGAAGAAGGCATTCATTTCTCAGTTACATGTCCTGCAGCGGTCGTTTCACGGATATGGAAAAAGCCCATAATGGGCCCAGTTCATGAAGAGATTAAAGTCCCTGAGGACGCAATTCCAGCTGAAGAAGCCGCAAATATAATCCTTCAGGGCGTTGCGGATAAAAAAGGAATAATTGTGGTTCCGGAGCAGCCAGGTGGGTGGCTCTGGCATGAATACTCTAGTTCCTCTGAAGTCGCAGAAGACTTTCTGTTGAAAATGGCTCATGATCGACGGATAGAGTGGTCAAAAAGACAGAAGATATGA
- a CDS encoding inorganic diphosphatase: MTERPVESVLIEIPKGSRNKYEYDKEKKVIKYDRMLFSSMVYPSDYGFFPDTLALDGDPLDAMVLTWEPTFPGCIIEVHLVALFDMEDDKGRDQKILCVPKNDPMWNYIETVEQVPPHLFKEITNFFQTYKNLEEKRVKVIGWKDLETAVAVLQEAKDRYLEQKK; the protein is encoded by the coding sequence ATGACGGAAAGACCGGTTGAAAGTGTACTTATCGAGATCCCGAAAGGAAGCCGAAACAAATATGAATACGATAAAGAAAAAAAAGTAATTAAATACGACAGAATGCTTTTTTCTTCAATGGTATATCCCTCGGACTATGGTTTTTTCCCAGACACCCTGGCCCTTGACGGTGATCCTTTAGATGCCATGGTTTTAACCTGGGAACCTACATTTCCGGGATGTATAATAGAGGTACATCTTGTGGCACTTTTTGACATGGAAGATGATAAAGGAAGAGATCAAAAAATACTCTGTGTTCCAAAGAATGACCCTATGTGGAATTATATTGAGACCGTTGAGCAGGTTCCACCTCATCTATTTAAGGAGATTACTAACTTTTTCCAAACTTATAAGAATTTAGAAGAAAAACGCGTGAAGGTTATCGGTTGGAAAGACCTCGAAACAGCAGTCGCTGTACTTCAGGAAGCTAAAGATCGATATCTCGAACAAAAGAAATAA
- a CDS encoding NosD domain-containing protein encodes MRDTKKVMLVILAVLLSLQAITCNASAKTIYVESGNSIQKAIDSSNSGDTIIVNPGTYSGDIEISTANITVMSSSPYKAIIKAENNAFNIYEKNVTIKDFDIRGPGRSSGICFSFGRNEGTNGAFYCTVQDNKIYNFNMAADVGFYMYSGSEYILNNEIYNCETGVYAFDLMFQDMTVSGNKITGCDNGLYLVDAPCTVTNNNFNNTVNVNISDGTENIFNTTKTSGVNIVGGSYLGGNCWATPSGDGFSQTHSDKNRDGFADEPYKLEGSNYVDYLPLIPLNASFIVFSEPPAQEE; translated from the coding sequence TTGCGGGATACAAAAAAAGTTATGTTGGTGATATTAGCAGTATTACTTTCACTTCAAGCTATTACTTGCAATGCTTCTGCTAAAACTATTTATGTAGAGTCTGGAAACTCAATTCAAAAAGCAATAGATAGTTCTAATTCCGGAGATACAATAATTGTAAACCCGGGAACATACAGTGGAGATATTGAAATCTCAACTGCGAATATAACCGTAATGTCAAGCAGTCCATATAAAGCAATAATTAAAGCTGAAAACAATGCCTTCAATATTTATGAAAAGAATGTTACAATAAAAGACTTTGACATAAGAGGCCCAGGGAGATCTTCAGGTATTTGTTTTTCGTTTGGCCGCAATGAAGGTACAAACGGTGCTTTTTACTGTACGGTTCAAGATAACAAGATATATAACTTTAATATGGCGGCAGATGTTGGTTTTTATATGTACAGCGGAAGCGAGTATATTCTCAATAATGAGATTTACAACTGCGAAACGGGAGTATACGCCTTTGATCTCATGTTTCAAGACATGACAGTTAGTGGAAATAAAATTACAGGCTGTGACAATGGACTATATCTTGTTGATGCTCCATGTACCGTTACTAATAATAATTTTAACAATACAGTGAATGTAAATATCTCTGATGGAACCGAAAACATCTTCAACACTACGAAAACAAGTGGTGTAAACATTGTAGGCGGCTCTTATCTGGGTGGTAACTGCTGGGCAACCCCTTCAGGCGACGGTTTCTCACAGACCCATTCCGATAAAAACAGGGATGGTTTTGCAGATGAACCTTATAAATTGGAAGGTTCTAATTATGTTGATTATCTACCTCTTATACCGTTGAACGCCTCTTTTATTGTTTTTTCGGAACCTCCTGCCCAGGAAGAGTAA
- a CDS encoding DUF1699 family protein yields the protein MKIRIVSSREEIFTLNPNERIVHLAFRPSNKDVFGLVETCPKIEVVQLPKSYMGTISKSIEMFLEMQKIQLIEGDVWGHRKDINEYYTVPSSVIERIKEMKIEGKSNEDIEAKVSRESKINPEMVAYIMNKEAPA from the coding sequence ATGAAAATCAGAATAGTTAGTTCAAGAGAAGAAATCTTTACATTGAATCCTAATGAACGCATTGTTCACCTAGCTTTCAGGCCTTCGAACAAGGATGTATTTGGACTGGTTGAAACCTGCCCTAAGATTGAGGTAGTTCAGTTACCAAAATCCTACATGGGCACGATCTCAAAGTCCATAGAGATGTTTCTTGAAATGCAAAAAATCCAGCTTATCGAAGGTGATGTCTGGGGTCACAGGAAGGACATTAATGAATACTATACCGTTCCGTCCTCGGTTATTGAAAGAATAAAAGAAATGAAAATCGAAGGCAAATCCAATGAAGATATAGAAGCAAAAGTTTCAAGGGAAAGCAAAATCAATCCCGAAATGGTTGCTTATATCATGAACAAGGAAGCGCCTGCCTGA
- a CDS encoding sulfite exporter TauE/SafE family protein, with protein MTPTDPLYLGILILTGFFTGIVSGMLGIGGGFIMSPVQYWLLQETGLQHDIAIRVAFGTTLFVVLINAINVAHIYHQKNAVLWKQATIIGVFGSIFSFVGAGVASYLPASTLSRIFGIVVLIGAIRTYFTPAVVEKKYTSSNPFPYIFSGILIGFFSGLLGLGGGVIGIPIMLIFLHLDMRKAIGTSAAVIIFTSFSGSIGYIINGWGKDGLPPYSVGYVNLLNWILLAFPSFLAAKNGAKIAHLMNPEHLKYLFIVIMLYVGLKMIGVVDRILY; from the coding sequence ATGACTCCTACAGACCCCCTTTATCTTGGTATCCTAATTCTTACAGGATTTTTTACTGGTATTGTCTCGGGTATGCTTGGTATTGGTGGAGGCTTTATCATGTCTCCTGTTCAGTACTGGCTTCTGCAGGAGACCGGGCTTCAGCATGACATTGCAATAAGAGTAGCTTTTGGGACAACTCTTTTTGTAGTTCTGATAAATGCTATAAATGTTGCTCACATTTACCATCAAAAGAATGCAGTACTCTGGAAACAGGCAACAATAATAGGGGTTTTCGGATCAATCTTCAGTTTTGTGGGAGCAGGCGTGGCTTCTTACTTACCGGCTTCCACCCTTAGCAGAATTTTCGGAATTGTAGTTTTAATTGGTGCAATAAGGACTTATTTTACTCCTGCTGTTGTAGAAAAGAAATATACCAGCTCTAATCCATTTCCTTATATTTTTTCAGGCATTCTCATAGGCTTTTTTTCCGGTCTTTTAGGACTTGGGGGAGGAGTTATTGGAATTCCAATCATGTTGATTTTTCTTCATTTAGATATGCGAAAAGCCATAGGGACATCAGCTGCAGTAATAATCTTTACCTCTTTTAGTGGATCTATTGGGTACATAATCAATGGCTGGGGAAAGGACGGACTTCCTCCTTATTCTGTTGGATACGTAAATCTTCTAAATTGGATTTTACTTGCATTTCCATCGTTTCTTGCAGCAAAAAACGGAGCTAAAATTGCTCATCTTATGAATCCCGAGCATTTGAAGTATTTATTTATAGTTATAATGCTCTATGTCGGGCTGAAAATGATAGGAGTTGTTGATCGTATTTTATATTGA
- a CDS encoding GNAT family N-acetyltransferase: protein MCKVIFDEIKEEHLNDVLEIYTHYVLNTNVTFHAHAFSKDEMRELVFFENPKYKTFVIKSADKINGYVILTQYKKREAYDGTAEVTVYLKPDYIGKGIGSQAVKFIEDVAKKQNIHVLIATICGENSKSINLFVRNGFSKCAHYKEVGEKFGQLLDVMAYQKIIL, encoded by the coding sequence ATGTGTAAAGTTATTTTTGATGAAATAAAGGAAGAACATCTGAATGATGTTTTGGAAATTTATACTCACTATGTTCTCAACACAAATGTAACCTTTCACGCGCATGCTTTCTCAAAAGATGAAATGCGAGAATTGGTATTCTTTGAAAATCCGAAATATAAAACTTTTGTCATAAAATCTGCTGATAAAATTAATGGATATGTAATATTGACTCAGTACAAAAAGCGTGAAGCATACGATGGAACTGCTGAAGTAACTGTATACTTAAAGCCGGATTACATCGGTAAAGGTATAGGCAGCCAGGCTGTTAAGTTCATTGAAGATGTTGCAAAAAAGCAAAATATTCACGTACTTATTGCGACAATATGCGGAGAAAATTCTAAGAGTATTAATTTATTTGTAAGAAACGGCTTTAGCAAATGTGCGCATTATAAAGAAGTAGGAGAGAAATTTGGACAACTGCTAGATGTAATGGCATACCAAAAAATAATATTATAA
- a CDS encoding ABC transporter ATP-binding protein, which translates to MGIKVDLKKQYNDTAHSGKKSVKKSFTLDVSFEMENELVVLFGPSGSGKTTLFKCISGITDLDEGKITVENKVYFDKDQKINLPIQKRNLGYVFQNYTLFPHMSVRKNIECGLKGWEKEAKEKRVLEMLNLLHIEELETRYPSQLSGGQKQRVALARALAPKPEILLLDEPFSALDLEIRTELAEKIKDLQAKIGIPVLFITHNLEEAFHLADKILILYEGKAQQFGAPEEIFYHPENLHVAELVGISNIFDDAYVEKHDEESKCAVLKSGDLSLRIKTQKFKPGDKVSWGIHPENITLLLPDSSSENQNENTYSVRINNIINKGPKKRITLTLVRCNKTLTAEVPAQFVDSLKLHAGDICLAKLEMTKVVAFHKS; encoded by the coding sequence TTGGGCATTAAAGTTGACCTTAAAAAACAGTATAATGATACTGCTCACAGTGGTAAAAAAAGCGTTAAGAAATCCTTTACGTTAGACGTCAGCTTTGAAATGGAAAATGAACTTGTTGTGCTTTTTGGGCCTTCAGGGTCGGGAAAGACCACGTTATTTAAATGCATTTCCGGGATTACGGATCTTGATGAGGGAAAAATAACCGTAGAGAATAAAGTTTATTTCGATAAAGATCAAAAAATAAATCTACCTATTCAGAAACGCAACCTGGGTTATGTTTTCCAGAACTATACTCTTTTTCCCCATATGAGTGTAAGAAAAAACATAGAATGCGGGCTCAAAGGTTGGGAGAAAGAAGCAAAGGAAAAAAGGGTTCTGGAAATGCTTAATCTTCTTCATATTGAGGAGTTAGAGACTCGATATCCGTCCCAGCTGTCAGGCGGGCAGAAGCAGAGAGTTGCTCTGGCAAGAGCGCTGGCTCCCAAACCAGAAATTTTACTTCTGGATGAGCCCTTCTCTGCACTTGATCTGGAAATAAGAACCGAGCTTGCAGAAAAAATAAAAGACCTTCAAGCCAAAATTGGAATACCTGTTTTGTTTATCACTCACAATCTGGAAGAAGCTTTCCATCTGGCCGACAAGATTCTTATCTTATACGAAGGAAAAGCTCAGCAGTTCGGGGCTCCGGAAGAAATATTCTATCATCCTGAAAATCTGCATGTGGCAGAATTAGTTGGGATCTCCAATATTTTCGATGATGCTTATGTTGAAAAACATGATGAGGAGTCAAAATGTGCAGTGTTAAAAAGTGGAGACCTGAGTTTAAGGATAAAAACCCAGAAATTCAAACCTGGAGATAAAGTTTCCTGGGGAATTCATCCTGAGAACATAACTCTTCTTTTACCTGACTCCAGCTCTGAAAATCAAAATGAAAATACTTACTCTGTCCGTATCAATAATATAATCAATAAGGGACCAAAAAAGCGCATTACACTTACACTTGTTAGATGCAACAAGACTCTGACTGCAGAGGTACCTGCACAGTTTGTTGATTCTCTTAAACTGCATGCAGGTGATATATGCCTGGCAAAATTGGAAATGACTAAAGTAGTGGCATTCCATAAATCATGA
- the modB gene encoding molybdate ABC transporter permease subunit gives MIIMLDKVWFPLSLTLWVATISSVLVLCTGVIIAYVFARHDFRGKELAELLVTLPLVLPPTVIGYLLVILVGRNGLLGHLIYDFFGTGIMFTWQAAVIAAYTVSLPLMVRAAQAAIEAVDKELEYAAYILGRSEIETALLITFPLAKRGILAGLVLSFARAVGEFGATLMLAGNIPGKTNTMSISIYSAFQAGNDELAQALVLILIFISLLAISLTGRFVGKLEA, from the coding sequence ATGATCATTATGTTGGACAAGGTATGGTTTCCTTTATCTCTTACGCTCTGGGTAGCAACCATATCATCAGTTTTAGTCCTTTGCACTGGCGTAATCATAGCTTATGTATTTGCGAGGCATGATTTCCGGGGAAAAGAGCTTGCAGAGCTTTTAGTAACACTTCCTCTAGTTCTCCCACCCACAGTAATTGGATATCTTCTGGTTATTCTTGTAGGTAGAAACGGACTTCTTGGCCACCTCATTTACGACTTTTTTGGCACCGGGATCATGTTTACCTGGCAGGCAGCAGTCATTGCGGCTTATACAGTTTCCCTTCCTCTTATGGTTAGAGCTGCTCAGGCAGCCATTGAAGCAGTAGATAAAGAGCTTGAATATGCAGCCTACATTCTTGGAAGAAGTGAGATTGAAACTGCTCTCCTTATAACTTTTCCTCTTGCAAAAAGGGGCATACTGGCAGGGCTGGTACTTAGTTTTGCAAGGGCTGTCGGAGAATTCGGAGCAACCCTTATGCTGGCAGGGAATATTCCGGGGAAAACAAACACAATGTCTATCTCAATATACAGCGCTTTTCAGGCAGGTAATGATGAACTTGCTCAGGCTCTGGTTTTAATCCTAATTTTTATATCCCTGCTGGCTATATCTCTAACCGGACGATTCGTAGGAAAATTAGAGGCATAA
- a CDS encoding TOBE domain-containing protein — MKLSARNVLKGKVKSIVTGMVNSEIVIELPGGAEMTSIITKASAENLKLKEGSEVYAIIKASNVMIGTD, encoded by the coding sequence ATGAAATTAAGTGCACGCAATGTTTTAAAAGGAAAGGTTAAAAGTATTGTCACGGGGATGGTCAATTCTGAAATTGTAATAGAATTGCCAGGCGGAGCAGAAATGACTTCCATCATCACAAAGGCCTCAGCTGAAAACCTGAAGCTAAAAGAAGGAAGCGAAGTATACGCAATCATCAAGGCTTCAAATGTGATGATTGGTACAGATTAA
- a CDS encoding FmdE family protein → MTSGALIDIQMLNIARRELDVHDRERIYVTCKTKSCMPDPFQILAGATIGNNGLKIVNLGKMAVTVNKQAPEGVHSIKGVRIILDPEKTKYYPKLHAWFLNTEKLPHTEVVPILLDAGEKVYSWKFMDVEVPVRKKK, encoded by the coding sequence CTGACTTCCGGGGCATTAATTGACATCCAGATGCTCAATATCGCAAGACGAGAACTCGACGTCCATGATAGGGAACGCATATACGTGACCTGCAAAACGAAAAGCTGCATGCCGGATCCATTCCAGATCCTTGCCGGAGCAACCATCGGAAACAATGGGTTAAAGATCGTGAATTTGGGGAAAATGGCTGTCACGGTAAACAAACAGGCGCCTGAAGGAGTGCACAGCATAAAAGGTGTCAGAATCATTCTCGACCCTGAAAAAACGAAATATTATCCCAAACTCCACGCCTGGTTCCTGAACACTGAAAAGCTTCCTCATACAGAGGTTGTACCAATCCTTCTGGATGCAGGGGAAAAGGTCTATTCCTGGAAATTTATGGATGTAGAAGTTCCGGTACGCAAAAAAAAGTGA